The following proteins are encoded in a genomic region of Pyrus communis chromosome 11, drPyrComm1.1, whole genome shotgun sequence:
- the LOC137749332 gene encoding uncharacterized protein, with translation MGALAKLVDATLFVFFVVIAVAAPLIDAQICLPESLFPDALIDLKNWYAHSYGDYLMTQKPYFVVGIIWFELLFQWPLALANLYGILAAKSWFHTTCLIYGVSVFTSMVTILSELLQSGKASDDLLYTYFPFLGLGILATVRGLLPPSNTTTSRIGKRPTLGRKKKA, from the exons ATGGGTGCTTTGGCGAAGCTTGTGGACGCCACACTGTTCGTCTTCTTCGTCGTGATCGCGGTGGCAGCACCGTTAATCGACGCGCAGATATGTCTGCCCGAGAGCCTCTTCCCGGACGCATTGATTGATCTCAAGAACTGGTACGCGCACAGCTATGGCGATTATCTGATGACCCAGAAGCCTTATTTCGTCGTTGGGATCATTTGGTTCGAGCTTCTCTTTCAATGGCCTCTCGCGCTTGCCAACTTGTACGGAATATTGGCCGCCAAGTCTTGGTTCCACACCACCTGCTTGATCTATGGCGTTTCGGTCTTCACTTCCATG GTTACTATATTATCAGAACTGCTTCAGTCCGGCAAGGCTTCAGATGACCTCCTATATACGTATTTCCCTTTTCTAGGCTTAGGCATTTTGGCCACAGTACGAGGGCTGCTGCCGCCATCCAACACAACTACTTCGAGGATTGGCAAGAGACCTACATTGGGTAGGAAAAAGAAGGCTTGA
- the LOC137709176 gene encoding uncharacterized protein, which translates to MGVFVKIIDAVLFVMFAIVAVNAVLIDVQLCLPQSLFPSSLVELKNWYVREFDDYLGEEKPHFFVGLVWVELLLQWPLLVANLYGILAAKPWYRTTCLLYGASFFTTMGAILPELLWSSKASNTMLMLYYPAVGFAVLAILRGLLPPSNASTSTSDKRTTKSTGQPKYQKVT; encoded by the exons ATGGGTGTTTTTGTGAAGATAATCGACGCCGTACTCTTCGTAATGTTCGCCATAGTGGCGGTGAACGCGGTGCTAATAGACGTGCAGTTGTGTCTACCTCAGAGCCTCTTCCCAAGCTCGCTGGTGGAGCTCAAGAACTGGTATGTCAGGGAGTTCGACGATTATCTTGGTGAAGAGAAGCCTCATTTCTTCGTTGGTCTCGTTTGGGTTGAGCTCCTACTGCAGTGGCCCCTTCTCGTTGCCAACTTGTATGGGATTTTGGCAGCTAAGCCTTGGTACAGAACCACTTGCTTGCTCTATGGCGCCTCTTTCTTCACCACCATG GGCGCTATTTTACCAGAGCTGTTATGGTCCAGCAAGGCATCTAATACAATGTTGATGTTGTACTACCCTGCTGTGGGCTTTGCCGTCCTGGCCATACTGCGCGGGTTGCTCCCTCCGTCTAACGCCAGTACTTCGACCAGTGACAAAAGAACAACAAAAAGCACCGGCCAACCAAAGTATCAGAAAGTAACTTAG
- the LOC137749371 gene encoding uncharacterized protein, protein MGVLVKLIDALLFLLLLAIAFKTPLIEAQACLPRNLYPDILVDLRNWYTRESGDYLMTEMPDFYVGIMWIELVFQWPLVFVNLYGILASMPWFNITCLSYGISLFTSMVPIFAELTWSGRAPDKLLTVYYCFLSLGVLAILRGLLPNSSTNHTATIGKRPASGRKKKV, encoded by the exons atgggtGTTCTTGTCAAGCTCATTGATGCGTTACTCTTCCTCTTGCTCCTGGCGATCGCTTTCAAAACACCGTTGATTGAAGCGCAAGCATGCCTCCCTCGCAACCTCTACCCAGACATTCTCGTGGACCTCAGGAACTGGTACACTCGCGAGTCCGGCGACTATCTCATGACCGAAATGCCTGATTTCTACGTCGGGATCATGTGGATTGAGCTTGTTTTTCAATGGCCTCTCGTGTTTGTTAACCTTTATGGCATCTTGGCTAGCATGCCTTGGTTCAACATTACGTGCTTAAGCTACGGAATATCTCTTTTCACTTCCATG GTGCCAATATTTGCAGAATTGACATGGTCAGGAAGGGCACCTGATAAGCTACTGACGGTGTACTACTGTTTCTTGAGTTTGGGTGTTTTAGCCATACTGCGTGGGCTGCTACCCAACTCATCAACCAATCATACTGCAACCATTGGCAAAAGACCTGCTTCAGGTAGGAAGAAGAAAGTTTAA
- the LOC137709177 gene encoding la-related protein 1A-like, producing MPIRDVKTLNPMKSHSATKLSADAKAFFPGKTSSRDKQNPNRSPLFPPPLPYHQQHYIPPPMFYHRTSCPTPVNPQLQCAQFPPFYYVPPNPVIMIDQGLTVNPWAPLLPQDLMVLRSNIVRQIEYYFSDKNLKKDRYLISIMDDQGWVSISTIAEFKRLKNMCTDIPFILDSLLLGSTSVEVQGYKIRLRDNWLKWIPAHADSTVTSKQHIQPEQLRSANNRDKIVDASSDGKYSTDLLLSSTGHGTADSVLDGGSLVFTADN from the coding sequence ATGCCGATACGCGACGTCAAGACCCTCAACCCTATGAAATCCCACTCCGCCACGAAGCTCTCTGCCGATGCGAAAGCATTCTTTCCAGGAAAAACAAGCAGCCGTgataaacaaaaccctaatcgtTCACCTCTTTTTCCTCCACCCTTGCCCTACCACCAACAACACTATATTCCTCCTCCTATGTTTTATCACCGTACATCATGTCCTACACCGGTCAATCCGCAACTGCAGTGTGCTCAGTTTCCTCCGTTTTACTATGTTCCTCCTAATCCCGTGATCATGATTGACCAAGGCCTTACGGTTAATCCATGGGCTCCATTACTGCCACAAGATTTAATGGTTTTGAGAAGTAATATCGTTAGGCAAATAGAGTATTATTTCAGTGATAAAAATCTAAAGAAGGATCGTTACCTGATTTCGATTATGGATGACCAGGGATGGGTTTCGATATCCACTATCGCTGAATTTAAGAGACTCAAGAATATGTGCACCGACATACCGTTTATCCTTGATTCGTTGTTGTTGGGCTCGACCAGTGTGGAAGTGCAGGGTTACAAGATACGGCTACGGGACAATTGGTTGAAGTGGATTCCGGCTCATGCAGACTCTACCGTAACATCAAAACAGCATATTCAGCCGGAGCAACTTAGGTCTGCCAATAATCGTGATAAAATTGTTGACGCTTCATCTGATGGAAAATACTCAACGGATCTCTTGCTATCTAGCACTGGACATGGCACTGCAGATAGTGTTCTTGACGGTGGATCTCTTGTGTTTACTGCTGATAATTGA
- the LOC137707645 gene encoding uncharacterized protein has product MSETRPVPRRESPWGRPEGDHREPKAHRCNDRAEDVIQACFEGNPFKTVPGPFKLFWQCMRSKPGEEPTEPFTYLQLDPPTREVKLE; this is encoded by the exons ATGAGCGAGACTCGACCGGTGCCAAGGAGAGAGAGCCCATGGGGGAGGCCGGAGGGTGATCATCGCGAACCGAAGGCCCACCGATGCAATGACCGGGCGGAGGACGTCATCCAG GCTTGTTTTGAGGGAAACCCATTTAAGACAGTTCCAGGGCCATTTAAGCTCTTCTGGCAGTGCATGCGATCTAAACCCGG GGAGGAACCAACAGAGCCATTTACATATTTGCAGTTGGATCCCCCGACAAGAGAGGTGAAACTTGAGTGA
- the LOC137707644 gene encoding septum-promoting GTP-binding protein 1-like — MKRHFSLRRRVKRRVLVLRRVMDRLLMCCLGKPVQYSMLPISAAMSSANDTPSTCASSSPSSKSRDLTCHHLHRNKSSHRVSSSDLVPLKISLLGDSQIGKTSFVVKYVGDDEKEEGGETDTTGLNSMDKTLLVGGARISYSIWEVGGDVKSQDNIPVACKDSVAILFMFDLTSRCTLNSVITWYHRARKWNQTAIPILIGTKFDEFIQLPIDLQWTIASQARAYAKALNATLFFSSATYNINVNKIFKFITAKLFDLPWTVERNLTIGEPIIDF, encoded by the exons ATGAAACGCCACTTCAGCCTCAGGAGAAGAGTTAAACGCCGCGTCTTGGTCCTCCGCCGCGTCATGGACCGGCTGCTCATGTGTTGTTTAGGAAAGCCGGTCCAGTACAGTATGCTGCCCATTTCGGCCGCCATGTCGTCGGCGAACGACACCCCTTCCACTTGTGCTTCTTCGTCGCCGTCCTCGAAATCAAGGGACCTCACCTGTCATCACCTTCATCGGAACAAGAGTAGCCACCGTGTTAGCAGCTCCGATTTAGTGCCGTTGAAGATCAGCCTCCTGGGAGATAGCCAGATTGGAAAAACTAGCTTTGTG GTAAAGTATGTAGGAGATGATGAGAAGGAAGAGGGAGGAGAGACGGACACCACCGGATTAAATTCGATGGATAAGACTTTGTTGGTCGGTGGTGCACGGATTTCCTATAGCATTTGGGAAGTTGGAG GTGATGTAAAATCCCAGGATAATATTCCTGTTGCTTGCAAGGATTCCGTAGCTATTTTGTTCATGTTTGATTTAACAAGTCGGTGTACGTTAAATAG TGTCATAACATGGTATCACCGAGCAAGGAAATGGAATCAG ACGGCAATCCCAATATTAATTGGAACAAAGTTCGATGAGTTCATCCAACTCCCCATAGATTTGCAATGGACAATTGCAAGTCAG GCAAGAGCATATGCAAAGGCACTAAACGCAACGTTGTTCTTTTCGAGTGCAACATACAACATAAACGTGAACAAGATCTTCAAATTCATAACGGCCAAGCTCTTCGACTTACCTTGGACAGTGGAGCGCAATCTGACCATCGGAGAGCCCATCATTGACTTCTAG
- the LOC137749509 gene encoding uncharacterized protein — MGALLKLVDATLIVFFIVIAVAAPLLDSQIILPRCLFPDWLVELQSWLYVRILGHYLVTEKPHFFVGLVWLQLLLQWPLAQANLYGILAAKSWFNTTCLIYGVSFFGSIITELSELVQSGKASDMLVYFYFPFLGLAVLAILRGLLPPSCKTPSTIGKRPTLGRKKKA; from the exons ATGGGTGCTTtgttgaagcttgtagatgccACACTCATCGTCTTCTTCATCGTAATTGCGGTGGCAGCGCCCTTGCTCGACTCGCAGATAATTCTGCCTCGGTGCCTCTTCCCAGACTGGCTGGTTGAACTCCAGAGCTGGTTATACGTGCGCATCTTAGGCCATTATCTTGTGACCGAGAAACCTCATTTCTTTGTTGGCCTCGTTTGGCTGCAGCTACTCCTTCAGTGGCCTCTTGCGCAGGCCAACTTGTACGGAATTTTGGCCGCCAAGTCTTGGTTCAACACCACCTGCTTGATCTATGGAGTTTCTTTCTTCGGCTCCATC ATTACTGAATTATCGGAGCTGGTTCAGTCCGGCAAGGCTTCTGATATGCTGGTATATTTTTACTTCCCTTTTCTGGGGTTAGCTGTTTTGGCCATTCTGCGGGGGCTTCTGCCACCATCCTGCAAGACTCCTTCAACCATTGGCAAGAGACCGACATTGGGTAGGAAAAAGAAGGCTTGA
- the LOC137708708 gene encoding uncharacterized protein, translating into MGALLKLVDATLFVFFVVIAVAAPFIDGQTCLPQSFFPEVLVELKSWYARTYGDYLVSQKPHFFVGIVWVELLFQWPLAVANLYGILAAKSWLNTTCLIYGASVFTSMVTILSELVQSGKASDKLLYVYSPFLGLGVLAMLRGLLPQSSTTTSRIGKRPTLGRKKKA; encoded by the exons ATGGGTGCTCTGTTGAAACTCGTAGACGCCACTCTCTTCGTATTCTTCGTCGTGATTGCGGTGGCTGCGCCGTTTATCGACGGGCAGACATGTCTGCCGCAGAGCTTCTTCCCGGAGGTGTTGGTGGAGCTCAAGAGCTGGTACGCGCGCACCTATGGAGATTATCTGGTGAGCCAGAAGCCTCATTTCTTTGTTGGGATCGTTTGGGTTGAGCTGCTCTTCCAATGGCCTCTGGCGGTTGCCAACTTGTACGGAATTCTGGCCGCCAAGTCTTGGTTGAACACCACCTGTTTGATCTATGGCGCTTCGGTATTTACCTCCATG gTTACAATACTATCAGAGCTTGTTCAGTCCGGCAAGGCTTCTGATAAGCTGTTATATGTGTACTCCCCTTTTTTGGGATTAGGTGTTTTGGCCATGTTGCGGGGGCTGCTGCCGCAATCCAGCACGACTACTTCAAGGATTGGCAAGAGACCTACATTGGGTAGGAAAAAGAAGGCCTGA